Below is a window of Candidatus Viadribacter manganicus DNA.
GAGCGTCAGCCTGATCGCGCGGACGCAGAGCCTCGGCGCGCAAACTTGCCTTCGCGGCTTCTTCATCAACGCGCGGAACCTCGACTTCAAAGCTCAAGCCCGCAGCTTCGAGCAGGCGTCTGCGTGCAGCGCTTCCGGACGCAAGGACAAGGCTCACGTGGCGCGATCCGCGAGGAGGTTAAGCACCGCTGCAGCCGTCTCCTCGATCGAGCGGCGGGAGACATCGATCGTCGGCCACCCTTCCCGCTCAAACAGCTTCTGCGCGTCCATCACCTCACGCCGCACCGCGTCTTCATCCGTATAACTGCCTGCGCGGGTTTCCTTCATCGACGCCAGGCGATTGCGACGAATGTGAATAAGGCGATCGGCCGAGATCAAAAGTCCAACCACCAGTGGGCCGTCTTTTGAGAACACCTCCGGCGGCAAAGGCACGCCCGGCACCATTGGCACGTTCGCGGCCTTCACGCCACGGTGAGCCAGATACACGCAAGTCGGCGTTTTCGACGTTCTGCTCACCCCAACAAGAATAACGTCAGCAACGGCCAAATCGACATGCTGCTGCCCATCATCGTGGTACATGGCAAAGTCGAGCGCATCGATCCGCTTGAAATACTCAGCATTCAGTTTGCGCGGGTTACCCACCCGATGATTCATCTCAACGCCGAGATAGCGTGACGTCATATCAAGCACCGGATCGAGCACCGCAACGCAAGGCATATCCATCTCGCGGCACGCATCTTCCAGCTGAGCCCGATGCTCCAGGTTCGAGAGCGTGAACATGACCACACCTGGCGCCGCGGCGATTTCCGTAATCACCCGCTCCAACTGGCGGGCCGACCGCACCAGGAAGTACGAGTGCTCAACCGGCATCACATTGTCGAACTGAGCGCAGGTCGCTCGCAACACGCCAGCTAGCGTCTCCCCTGTTGAGTCGGAAACGAGGTGGAAGTTCGCAAAGATGCCGAGCCGGTCGTGCGTCATCGTTCACATATCAGGCCAGTTAGGATTGTGGACAAGCTGTTGGGTGCGGCGCCAGAAAAGAGACATATGAGAACGAACAGCCACCAAGAGCGATTTTCACTTCTCCTCCCTGGCGATTCCTCCAAACCTTGCTCACAGCGCGACATTCTGGTCGCCCAGGAATCGCACGCGACTCAAGCACCCCTCAAGCCATTCCCACCAAAGACAATTCCGCCGCAGTGCGCGAAGGACAAGTCAGGGGATAAGATGTGGAGAAAGATTTTGTCCCGCAAACAAAGTCGCATCAACAACGAGTCCTCATTAATCAGGATTCAAATTCTAAGAAGTTGGGAAGAGGCGAATGGGTAGTCGGGAAGGAGTTCCCGCGCTGATACGGGTCCTGAACGGAGAGAGGCTGGATCCTCCTCCGGTTTGGATCATGCGTCAGGCTGGACGATATCTGCCGGAGTACCGGGAGCTTCGGACGCGTGCGAAGAGCTTCCTGGACTTTTGCTATTCCCCTGCCCTGGCGACGGAAGCTGTGATGCAGCCTCTCCGCCGTTTCCCGCTCGACGCA
It encodes the following:
- a CDS encoding pyruvate, water dikinase regulatory protein, whose translation is MTHDRLGIFANFHLVSDSTGETLAGVLRATCAQFDNVMPVEHSYFLVRSARQLERVITEIAAAPGVVMFTLSNLEHRAQLEDACREMDMPCVAVLDPVLDMTSRYLGVEMNHRVGNPRKLNAEYFKRIDALDFAMYHDDGQQHVDLAVADVILVGVSRTSKTPTCVYLAHRGVKAANVPMVPGVPLPPEVFSKDGPLVVGLLISADRLIHIRRNRLASMKETRAGSYTDEDAVRREVMDAQKLFEREGWPTIDVSRRSIEETAAAVLNLLADRAT